CGACCCGAAGAGCTTACCTTCGGAGCTGGCCTGAACCTCGAAACTGAGCTCAACGGCAGTCGCGCGTCGAGCGATATCCTGGAGCCCGGACACGGCCTTCGAGTTCCTCTCCTCGATCACGCGCCTCTTGTGCTCCATCTCGTTTACCCGGCCGGCTGTCGCCAACAACGCCATGCCTTGCGGGATCAGGTAGTTGCGGCCGTAGCCGGCGCGCACCCTCACGACATCGCCCGCGGTGCCGAGCTTTCCAATGTCTTCTGTCAGGATGATTTCGAGTGTCGCCATTTCCGATTTCCTACGAGTGCGCCGTGGTGTACGGCAGCAAGGCAATATGACGCGAACGCTTGATGGCCAGCGTCAGGCGACGCTGATGCTTCGCACAGTTTCCGCTGATACGGCGCGGAATGATCTTGCAGCGCTCGGTCAGAAAGATGCGAAGCGTCTTCGCGTCCTTGTAATCGATTTCCAGTTCCTTGTCCGCGCAGAACCGGCACACCTTGTGGCGCGAGAACATGCGCCGTCCGGTTCGCCGTCGCTTCTTCGCGGGTCTTTTTGCAACGATTTCGACCATGGTGCTCTCCTACTCCGTCTCTTCGTTGGCACCCGCATCGGGCGCGGTAGCGGCGGGCTCGGCCGCGGCAGGTGCGGCAGGTGCATCGGCTGCGGCCGCGGCAGGTGCGGCAGGCGCAGCCGCGGCAGGTGCATCGGCTGCAGCTGCGGCAGGTGCAGCTGCGGCTCGAGGGGCATCTTCGGATCGCGGATCATCACGTTGCCCTGCGTAGCGAGACCCA
The sequence above is drawn from the bacterium genome and encodes:
- a CDS encoding 50S ribosomal protein L9 — encoded protein: MATLEIILTEDIGKLGTAGDVVRVRAGYGRNYLIPQGMALLATAGRVNEMEHKRRVIEERNSKAVSGLQDIARRATAVELSFEVQASSEGKLFGSVTNSDIAARLAENGVEVDRRKIATDPIKQVGQHEVPLRLHREVIVALKVAVVSGEVVDEEPVEEEEGYSTAGMDDGSREAAREIPESD
- the rpsR gene encoding 30S ribosomal protein S18 — encoded protein: MVEIVAKRPAKKRRRTGRRMFSRHKVCRFCADKELEIDYKDAKTLRIFLTERCKIIPRRISGNCAKHQRRLTLAIKRSRHIALLPYTTAHS